The following proteins are co-located in the Tardibacter chloracetimidivorans genome:
- the rplJ gene encoding 50S ribosomal protein L10, which translates to MDRAEKAELVAELNKVLSETGVVVVTLNKGMTVAQATELRVKMREAGASYKVAKNRLARLALDGTSYTSLDGLLVGPTGLATSVDPVAAAKVAVEFAKKNDKFEIVGGAMGDTVLDVNGVKALAELPSLDELRAKIVGLINAPATKVAQLANAPASKLARVFAAYGDSAAA; encoded by the coding sequence ATGGATCGAGCTGAAAAGGCCGAACTGGTTGCCGAGCTGAACAAAGTCTTGTCCGAGACGGGCGTGGTCGTCGTCACCCTCAACAAGGGAATGACGGTTGCCCAGGCCACCGAGCTTCGGGTCAAGATGCGTGAAGCAGGCGCCAGCTATAAAGTGGCCAAGAACAGGCTTGCCCGTCTGGCTCTCGATGGCACGTCATACACGTCGCTCGACGGATTGCTGGTTGGGCCTACCGGCCTTGCCACGTCGGTCGATCCCGTCGCAGCGGCCAAGGTGGCCGTTGAGTTCGCGAAGAAGAACGACAAGTTCGAAATCGTGGGCGGGGCGATGGGCGACACCGTGTTGGACGTGAACGGAGTCAAGGCGCTGGCCGAACTGCCGTCGCTGGACGAACTGCGCGCCAAGATCGTGGGGCTTATCAATGCGCCCGCGACCAAGGTTGCCCAGCTCGCCAATGCGCCGGCATCCAAGCTGGCTCGCGTATTCGCCGCTTATGGCGACAGCGCAGCCGCCTGA
- the rplA gene encoding 50S ribosomal protein L1, with protein MAKLSKKAKKLAETVDSQKLHPVDEAISLVKANATSKFDETVEVAINLGVDPRHADQMVRGVVTLPKGTGKTVRVGVFARGDKAEEAKAAGADVVGAEDLLEIVQGGKIEFDRCIATPDMMGLVGRLGKVLGPKGLMPNPKLGTVTPNVAEAVKAAKGGQVEFRVEKAGIIHSGIGKASFPAEDLRANFDAFVDAIVKAKPSGAKGKYVQKIALSSTMGPGLKVDVADTATV; from the coding sequence ATGGCAAAGCTGAGCAAGAAGGCAAAGAAGCTGGCCGAAACCGTTGATTCGCAAAAGCTTCATCCGGTGGACGAGGCGATCTCGCTGGTGAAGGCGAATGCGACTTCGAAGTTCGACGAGACCGTGGAGGTTGCGATCAACCTCGGCGTCGATCCGCGGCACGCCGATCAGATGGTTCGCGGCGTCGTGACCCTGCCCAAGGGCACCGGCAAGACGGTGCGCGTCGGCGTGTTCGCGCGTGGCGACAAGGCTGAAGAGGCAAAGGCTGCCGGAGCCGATGTGGTCGGCGCCGAAGACCTGCTCGAGATCGTGCAGGGCGGCAAGATCGAGTTCGACCGCTGCATTGCGACTCCCGACATGATGGGCCTCGTCGGCCGGCTCGGAAAGGTGCTGGGTCCCAAGGGCCTGATGCCGAACCCGAAGCTGGGCACGGTGACTCCGAACGTCGCGGAAGCCGTGAAGGCGGCCAAGGGCGGTCAGGTGGAGTTCCGCGTCGAAAAGGCGGGCATCATTCATTCGGGCATCGGCAAGGCGAGCTTCCCCGCCGAGGACCTGCGCGCCAATTTCGATGCGTTCGTGGATGCGATCGTGAAGGCGAAGCCGTCGGGCGCGAAGGGTAAATATGTCCAGAAGATCGCGCTGTCGTCGACCATGGGGCCGGGCCTCAAGGTGGACGTGGCGGATACGGCTACGGTCTGA
- the rplL gene encoding 50S ribosomal protein L7/L12, whose protein sequence is MADLQKIVDDLSNLTVLEAAELAKLLEEKWGVSAAAAVAVAAAPAGGGAGAAAAEEKTEFDVILTGDGGKKINVIKEIRAITGLGLTEAKTLVESAPKAVKEGVSKDEAEKVKKQLEEAGATVELK, encoded by the coding sequence ATGGCAGACCTTCAGAAAATCGTTGACGACCTTTCGAACCTGACCGTTCTGGAAGCGGCGGAACTCGCCAAGCTTCTGGAAGAGAAGTGGGGCGTTTCGGCCGCCGCTGCTGTCGCTGTTGCGGCTGCTCCGGCCGGCGGTGGCGCTGGCGCCGCGGCTGCTGAGGAAAAGACCGAATTCGACGTCATCCTCACCGGCGACGGTGGCAAGAAGATCAACGTGATCAAGGAAATCCGCGCGATCACCGGCCTTGGCCTGACCGAAGCGAAGACTCTCGTCGAGAGCGCGCCGAAGGCCGTCAAGGAAGGCGTGAGCAAGGACGAGGCCGAGAAGGTCAAGAAGCAGCTCGAAGAGGCCGGCGCCACTGTCGAGCTGAAGTAA
- the rplK gene encoding 50S ribosomal protein L11: protein MAKKITGYIKLQVPAGAANPSPPIGPALGQRGVNIMEFCKAFNAQTQDLEKSMPIPTIITVYADRSFSFETKTPPASFLIKKAANLKSGSKEPGKVSAGKIARSKLREIAELKMKDLNAHDIEAATKTIEGSARAMGLEVVEG, encoded by the coding sequence ATGGCAAAGAAGATTACCGGTTACATCAAGCTGCAGGTGCCTGCGGGCGCAGCGAACCCGTCGCCGCCGATCGGTCCGGCGCTGGGCCAGCGCGGCGTCAACATCATGGAGTTCTGCAAGGCGTTCAACGCGCAGACCCAGGACCTTGAAAAGAGCATGCCGATCCCGACGATCATCACCGTCTATGCGGATCGCAGCTTCTCTTTCGAAACCAAGACCCCGCCCGCATCCTTCCTCATCAAGAAGGCCGCCAACCTGAAGTCGGGCTCCAAGGAGCCGGGCAAGGTGTCGGCCGGCAAGATCGCCCGCTCCAAGCTGCGCGAGATCGCCGAACTGAAGATGAAGGATCTGAACGCCCACGACATCGAGGCGGCGACGAAGACGATCGAAGGCTCCGCCCGCGCGATGGGCCTCGAAGTGGTGGAGGGCTGA
- the rpoC gene encoding DNA-directed RNA polymerase subunit beta': MNQELMNFMNPAAKPETFDQIQIGLASPERIRSWSYGEIKKPETINYRTFKPERDGLFCARIFGPIKDYECLCGKYKRMKYKGIVCEKCGVEVTVSKVRRERMGHIELAAPVAHIWFLKSLPSRIGLLLDMPLKDLERVLYFENYIVIEPGLTPLTKFQLLNEDELMEAQDEHGEDAFTAGIGAEAVRKLLEELDLEGEKVQLLEELATTKSELKPKKIIKRLKVVESFLESGNRPEWMVLNVVPVIPPELRPLVPLDGGRFATSDLNDLYRRVINRNNRLKRLIELRAPDIIVRNEKRMLQESVDALFDNGRRGRTITGANKRPLKSLSDMLKGKQGRFRQNLLGKRVDYSGRSVIVTGPELKLHQCGLPKKMALELFKPFIYARLDAKGLSMTLKQAKKWVEKERKEVWDILDEVIREHPVLLNRAPTLHRLGIQAFEPVLIEGKAIQLHPLVCSAFNADFDGDQMAVHVPLSLEAQLEARVLMMSTNNILSPANGKPIIVPSQDMVLGLYYLSMELEGEPGEGMLLSDMVEVHQALNVGAVTLHSKITSRVPQTDEDGNTYMKRAQTTPGRMLIGETLPKSHKVPFDVVNRLLTKKEIGDVIDTVYRHTGQKETVLFADAIMALGFRHACSAGISFGKDDMVIPPEKEEMVSETKTLVKDFEQQYQDGLITQGEKYNKVVDAWARCGDRVADAMMKRISSKQKLDNGREKPINAIYMMAHSGARGSQAQIKQLAGMRGLMAKPSGEIIETPIISNFKEGLTVLEYFNSTHGARKGLADTALKTANSGYLTRRLVDVSQDCVVIEEDCGTERALETRAIIEGGTTIVSLAERILGRTVAEDIIDTKTNETVIPLGTLLDEAAVALVEAVGVPVVKIRSPLICESKTGVCAACYGRDLARGTPVNMGEAVGVIAAQSIGEPGTQLTMRTFHIGGAAQVSEQSTLEAPVDGTLEYRNMPTIVDGRGRRVSLSRAGEIAIIDSEGRERATFRIPYGATLQFESGHIVSKGERMAEWDPYTLPIITESAGTVKYQDLIEGQSLEEQVDEATGITNKVVVDWRARSNKKDDLRPRITLLDENSGEAARYLLSVDSILSVNEGQRVEAGDVIARIPREAAKTRDITGGLPRVAELFEARKPKDNAIIARVSGRVEFGKDYKAKRRIILRPEDPSQEPIEYLVPKGKHMTVQEGDFIQRGDYLIDGNPDPHDILDVLGVEALAEYLVAEIQEVYRLQGVKINDKHIEVIVRQMLQKVEITESGDTTLLVGEQVDREEMDEINAKAAAEGRKLADGKPVLLGITKASLQTRSFISAASFQETTRVLTEASVQGKIDTLNGLKENVIVGRLIPAGTGAAMSRLRVTANSRDAALRAAQRARQPALTERDDNVVTAEELVSRDEPGELAYGQDPLAAVAGAGENEGEE, encoded by the coding sequence ATGAACCAGGAACTGATGAACTTCATGAACCCCGCGGCGAAGCCGGAGACGTTTGACCAGATCCAGATCGGACTGGCTTCTCCAGAACGCATCCGGAGCTGGTCCTACGGCGAGATCAAGAAGCCGGAGACGATCAACTACCGCACCTTCAAGCCGGAGCGGGACGGCCTGTTCTGCGCGCGCATCTTTGGTCCGATCAAGGACTATGAATGCTTGTGCGGCAAGTACAAGCGCATGAAATACAAGGGCATCGTCTGCGAAAAATGCGGTGTCGAAGTCACGGTTTCCAAGGTCCGCCGCGAGCGGATGGGCCATATCGAGCTTGCGGCCCCGGTGGCGCATATCTGGTTCCTGAAGTCGCTGCCGTCGCGCATCGGCCTGCTGCTGGACATGCCGCTGAAGGACCTTGAGCGCGTCCTCTATTTTGAAAACTATATCGTCATCGAACCCGGCCTGACGCCGCTCACCAAGTTCCAGCTTCTCAACGAAGACGAGCTGATGGAAGCGCAGGACGAGCATGGCGAGGACGCCTTCACCGCCGGCATCGGCGCTGAAGCCGTACGCAAGCTGCTTGAGGAACTCGACCTCGAGGGCGAGAAGGTACAGCTCCTCGAAGAACTGGCCACGACCAAGTCGGAGCTGAAGCCGAAGAAGATCATCAAGCGGCTGAAGGTTGTCGAAAGCTTCCTCGAATCCGGCAACCGTCCGGAGTGGATGGTGCTGAACGTCGTTCCGGTCATCCCGCCCGAACTGCGTCCGCTGGTGCCGCTCGACGGCGGCCGTTTCGCGACGTCGGATCTGAACGACCTCTATCGCCGCGTGATCAACCGGAACAACCGTCTGAAGCGGCTGATCGAACTGCGTGCGCCCGACATCATCGTCCGCAACGAAAAGCGCATGCTTCAGGAGTCGGTCGATGCGCTGTTCGACAATGGCCGTCGTGGCCGCACCATCACGGGCGCCAACAAGCGGCCGTTGAAATCGCTCAGCGACATGTTGAAGGGCAAGCAGGGCCGGTTCCGTCAGAACCTGCTCGGCAAGCGCGTCGACTATTCGGGCCGCTCGGTCATCGTGACCGGCCCCGAACTGAAGCTGCATCAGTGCGGCTTGCCCAAGAAGATGGCGCTGGAGCTGTTCAAGCCCTTCATCTACGCCCGTCTCGACGCCAAGGGCCTGTCGATGACGCTGAAGCAGGCGAAGAAATGGGTGGAAAAAGAGCGCAAGGAAGTCTGGGACATCCTCGACGAGGTGATCCGCGAACATCCCGTGCTTCTGAACCGCGCGCCGACGCTTCACCGTCTCGGCATCCAGGCGTTCGAGCCAGTGCTGATCGAAGGCAAGGCGATCCAGCTTCACCCGCTGGTGTGCTCGGCCTTCAACGCCGACTTCGACGGCGACCAGATGGCCGTCCATGTGCCGCTGAGCCTTGAAGCGCAGCTTGAGGCGCGCGTGCTGATGATGTCGACCAACAACATCCTCAGCCCCGCGAACGGCAAGCCGATCATCGTGCCGTCGCAGGACATGGTCCTTGGCCTCTATTATCTGTCGATGGAACTCGAAGGCGAGCCGGGCGAAGGCATGCTTCTGAGCGACATGGTGGAGGTCCATCAGGCGCTGAACGTGGGCGCGGTGACTCTGCACTCCAAGATCACCAGCCGCGTTCCGCAGACGGACGAGGACGGCAACACCTATATGAAGCGCGCCCAGACCACGCCTGGCCGCATGCTCATCGGTGAAACGCTGCCGAAGAGCCACAAGGTGCCGTTCGATGTGGTCAATCGCCTTCTCACGAAGAAGGAGATCGGCGACGTCATCGATACCGTCTATCGCCACACCGGCCAGAAGGAGACGGTGCTGTTCGCCGACGCGATCATGGCGCTTGGCTTCCGTCACGCCTGTTCGGCGGGTATCTCGTTTGGCAAGGACGACATGGTCATTCCGCCCGAAAAGGAGGAAATGGTCAGCGAAACCAAAACCTTGGTGAAGGACTTTGAGCAGCAGTATCAGGATGGCCTGATCACCCAGGGCGAGAAGTACAACAAGGTCGTGGACGCCTGGGCACGCTGCGGTGACCGCGTGGCCGACGCGATGATGAAGCGCATTTCGTCCAAACAGAAGCTGGATAACGGGCGTGAAAAGCCGATCAATGCCATTTACATGATGGCGCATTCCGGCGCGCGCGGCAGCCAGGCCCAGATCAAGCAGCTTGCCGGCATGCGCGGCCTGATGGCCAAGCCGAGCGGTGAAATCATCGAGACGCCGATCATCTCGAACTTCAAGGAAGGGCTGACCGTCCTTGAATATTTCAACTCCACGCACGGCGCTCGCAAGGGTCTGGCCGACACCGCGTTGAAAACGGCCAACTCCGGCTATCTCACCCGCCGACTGGTGGACGTAAGCCAGGATTGCGTCGTCATCGAGGAGGATTGCGGCACCGAGCGCGCGCTTGAAACCCGCGCGATCATCGAAGGCGGCACGACCATCGTGTCGCTTGCCGAACGCATCCTGGGCCGTACTGTCGCCGAGGACATCATCGACACCAAGACCAATGAGACGGTCATCCCGCTGGGCACCCTGCTGGATGAGGCGGCTGTTGCCCTGGTTGAGGCGGTGGGCGTTCCTGTCGTCAAGATCCGCAGTCCGCTGATCTGCGAATCCAAGACGGGCGTGTGCGCCGCCTGTTATGGGCGCGATCTCGCGCGCGGTACGCCGGTGAACATGGGCGAAGCGGTCGGCGTGATCGCGGCCCAGTCGATCGGTGAGCCGGGCACGCAGCTTACGATGCGGACCTTCCACATCGGCGGCGCGGCGCAGGTGTCCGAACAGTCGACGCTGGAAGCGCCGGTGGACGGCACGCTCGAATATCGCAACATGCCGACGATCGTCGACGGTCGCGGCCGCCGTGTATCGCTGTCGCGTGCCGGTGAAATCGCGATCATCGACAGCGAGGGCCGTGAACGGGCGACCTTCCGCATTCCCTATGGCGCGACGCTCCAGTTCGAGAGCGGTCACATCGTGTCCAAGGGCGAGCGGATGGCCGAATGGGATCCGTACACGCTGCCGATCATTACCGAGAGCGCCGGTACGGTTAAGTACCAGGACCTGATCGAGGGTCAGTCGCTTGAAGAGCAGGTGGACGAAGCCACCGGCATCACCAACAAGGTGGTGGTGGATTGGCGCGCCCGTTCCAACAAGAAGGACGATCTGCGCCCGCGCATCACCTTGCTGGACGAGAATTCCGGCGAGGCGGCACGCTATCTGCTGTCGGTGGACTCGATCCTCTCGGTCAACGAGGGGCAGCGGGTGGAAGCAGGCGACGTGATCGCGCGTATTCCGCGTGAAGCCGCAAAGACACGCGACATCACCGGCGGTCTGCCGCGGGTGGCCGAGCTGTTCGAGGCGCGCAAGCCCAAGGACAACGCGATCATCGCGCGCGTTTCCGGCCGGGTCGAGTTCGGCAAGGATTACAAGGCCAAGCGCCGGATCATCCTTCGTCCTGAAGACCCGTCGCAGGAGCCGATCGAGTATCTGGTGCCCAAGGGCAAGCACATGACCGTGCAGGAAGGCGACTTCATCCAGCGCGGCGATTACCTGATCGACGGCAACCCCGATCCGCACGACATCCTTGACGTGCTGGGCGTGGAAGCGCTGGCCGAATATCTGGTGGCGGAGATTCAGGAAGTCTACCGGCTCCAGGGCGTGAAGATCAACGACAAGCACATCGAGGTGATCGTCCGCCAGATGCTGCAGAAGGTCGAGATCACCGAATCGGGGGACACCACGCTGCTGGTCGGCGAGCAGGTGGACCGCGAGGAGATGGACGAGATCAACGCCAAGGCCGCCGCCGAGGGTCGCAAGCTTGCCGACGGCAAGCCGGTGTTGCTGGGCATCACCAAGGCCTCGCTCCAGACCCGGTCGTTCATTTCGGCGGCGTCGTTCCAGGAGACGACGCGCGTGCTGACCGAAGCGTCTGTCCAGGGCAAGATCGACACGCTCAACGGCCTGAAGGAAAACGTCATCGTCGGGCGTCTGATACCGGCGGGTACGGGCGCTGCGATGAGTCGCCTTCGCGTCACCGCCAACAGCCGCGACGCCGCCCTTCGCGCCGCGCAACGCGCCCGGCAACCGGCGTTGACCGAACGCGACGACAATGTCGTAACGGCGGAAGAGCTTGTGTCCCGTGACGAGCCGGGGGAACTGGCCTATGGGCAGGACCCGCTGGCTGCGGTCGCGGGTGCGGGCGAGAATGAGGGCGAGGAATAA
- the rnhA gene encoding ribonuclease HI: MADIQEVEIYTDGACKGNPGPGGWGAILRQGDRELELSGGEPLTTNNRMEITAAIEGLKALKRPCKVTLYTDSVYVRDGITKWIFGWQRNGWRTADRKPVKNAELWQALLEAARPHSVHWQWVKGHSGHPENERADQLACAAAERQRGG, translated from the coding sequence ATGGCTGACATTCAGGAAGTCGAGATTTACACGGACGGCGCGTGCAAGGGCAATCCCGGTCCCGGCGGCTGGGGCGCGATCCTGCGCCAGGGCGATCGGGAGCTTGAACTCTCCGGCGGCGAGCCGCTTACCACCAACAACCGCATGGAAATAACCGCTGCGATCGAGGGGCTGAAGGCGCTGAAGCGGCCCTGCAAGGTCACGCTCTACACCGACAGCGTCTATGTGCGCGACGGCATCACCAAGTGGATTTTCGGCTGGCAGCGCAACGGCTGGCGTACGGCCGACCGCAAGCCGGTGAAGAATGCCGAACTGTGGCAGGCCCTGCTTGAGGCCGCCCGCCCCCATAGCGTTCACTGGCAATGGGTGAAGGGCCATTCGGGACACCCGGAGAACGAGCGCGCAGACCAGCTTGCCTGCGCCGCCGCCGAAAGGCAGCGCGGGGGCTGA
- the rpoB gene encoding DNA-directed RNA polymerase subunit beta: MATQIAPTTAGAKAAGNVTARKRIRKVFGDIHEVVQMPNLIEVQRESYEQFLRSRPADGYVSGLEKTLRSVFPIRDFAGTAELDFVFYELEDPKYDVDECRQRGMTFAAPMRVTLRLIVFEVDPDTEARSVLDIKEQDVYMGDMPLMTQNGTFIVNGTERVIVSQMHRSPGVFFDHDRGKTHSSGKYLFAARVIPYRGSWLDFEFDAKDIVNVRIDRKRKLPVTSLLYALGMNSEEILNHFYNRVSWARDPNGWRVPFEPEQWRGQKPMFDVVNAETGEVAFPLGQKVSPRAAKKAQTDGLKELLIPTEEIFGRYSAYDLINETTGEIYIEAGDELSAENLERLDKAGFDKIELLDIDHVNVGPWIRNTLMADKAEERDQALSDIYRVMRPGEPPTRETAEALFAGLFFDPERYDLSAVGRVKMNMRLELDCPDDVTTLRTEDILSVIKTLVDLKDGKGEIDDIDNLGNRRVRSVGELLENQYRVGLLRMERAVKERMSSVDISTVMPNDLINAKPAVAAVREFFGSSQLSQFMDQTNPLSEVTHKRRVSALGPGGLTRERAGFEVRDVHPTHYGRICPIETPEGPNIGLINSLATFSRVNKYGFIETPYRKIVGGKVTDEVVYLSAMEEAKHTIAQANAELDGEGSFVEELISAREAGEFLMAPREQITLMDVSPKQLVSVAASLIPFLENDDANRALMGSNMQRQAVPLVRAEAPFVGTGMEATVARDSGAAITAKRTGIVDQVDATRIVVRATEETEAGKTGVDIYTLMKFQRSNQNTCINQRPLVKVGDLVARGEVIADGPSTELGELALGRNVLVAFMPWNGYNYEDSILISERIVKDDVFTSIHIEEFEVMARDTKLGPEDITRDIPNVGEEALRNLDEAGIVYIGAEVEPGDILCGKITPKGESPMTPEEKLLRAIFGEKASDVRDTSLRLPPGVAGTVVEVRVFNRHGIDKDERALAIEREEIDRLTKDREDERAILNRATYTRLREVLLGQTAAAAPKGVKKGGVIDDELLDSVEKREWWKFAVADDKVQSDLEAMHGAWEEAQTNLQKRFEDKVEKLQRGDELPPGVLKMVKVFVAVKRKLQPGDKMAGRHGNKGVISRILPVEDMPFLEDGTHVDIVLNPLGVPSRMNVGQIFETHLGWAARGLGKQIGALLEDINSKAQGLDSGDATRVRDQLKSIYGKAYHAEIDAQSNEDLLELAANVKGGVPMATPVFDGAREADVSEMLELAGLDSSGQVELYDGRTGEQFDRKVTVGYIYMLKLHHLVDDKIHARSIGPYSLVTQQPLGGKAQFGGQRFGEMEVWALQAYGAAYTLQEMLTVKSDDVVGRTKVYEAIVKGDDTFEAGIPESFNVLVKEMRSLGLNVELTNAEVVDDAA, from the coding sequence ATGGCAACCCAGATAGCCCCAACGACCGCAGGCGCGAAGGCCGCCGGCAACGTGACGGCAAGGAAGCGCATCCGCAAGGTTTTCGGCGACATCCACGAAGTGGTGCAGATGCCGAACCTGATCGAGGTGCAGCGCGAGAGCTACGAGCAGTTCCTTCGCTCGCGGCCGGCCGACGGCTATGTGTCGGGGCTTGAGAAGACCCTGCGCTCGGTGTTTCCGATCCGGGATTTCGCGGGTACCGCAGAGCTGGATTTCGTCTTCTACGAGCTGGAAGACCCCAAATACGATGTCGATGAATGCCGTCAGCGGGGCATGACCTTTGCCGCGCCGATGCGCGTCACGCTGCGCCTGATCGTGTTCGAGGTCGATCCCGATACGGAAGCCCGGTCCGTGCTCGATATCAAGGAGCAGGACGTCTACATGGGCGACATGCCGCTGATGACGCAGAACGGCACGTTCATCGTCAACGGCACCGAACGCGTGATCGTGTCGCAGATGCACCGGTCGCCGGGCGTATTCTTCGACCATGACCGCGGCAAGACGCATTCGTCGGGCAAATATCTGTTTGCGGCGCGCGTGATCCCCTATCGCGGCTCCTGGCTCGATTTCGAGTTCGACGCCAAGGACATCGTCAACGTCCGCATCGACCGCAAGCGCAAGCTGCCGGTGACGTCGCTGCTCTATGCGCTGGGCATGAATTCCGAGGAAATCCTCAACCACTTCTACAACCGCGTCAGCTGGGCGCGTGATCCGAACGGCTGGCGCGTGCCTTTTGAGCCGGAGCAGTGGCGCGGCCAGAAGCCGATGTTCGACGTCGTCAACGCCGAGACGGGCGAAGTCGCCTTTCCGCTGGGCCAGAAGGTGTCGCCGCGCGCCGCCAAGAAGGCGCAGACCGACGGGCTGAAGGAACTGCTGATCCCGACCGAGGAAATCTTCGGCCGCTATTCCGCCTATGATCTCATCAACGAGACCACCGGCGAAATCTATATCGAGGCGGGCGACGAGCTTTCGGCCGAAAACCTCGAAAGGCTGGACAAGGCGGGCTTCGACAAGATCGAGCTGCTCGACATCGACCATGTCAATGTCGGTCCGTGGATCCGCAACACGCTGATGGCCGACAAGGCCGAGGAGCGCGACCAGGCGCTCAGCGACATCTATCGCGTGATGCGTCCTGGCGAACCGCCGACGCGCGAGACCGCCGAGGCGCTGTTCGCGGGGCTGTTCTTCGATCCCGAACGCTATGACCTGTCGGCCGTCGGCCGCGTCAAGATGAACATGCGTCTGGAGCTGGACTGCCCGGACGATGTGACGACGCTGCGCACCGAAGACATTCTTTCGGTCATCAAGACCCTGGTCGACCTGAAGGACGGCAAGGGCGAGATCGACGACATCGACAATCTGGGCAACCGCCGCGTCCGTTCGGTGGGCGAACTGCTGGAAAACCAGTATCGCGTCGGACTGCTGCGCATGGAACGCGCGGTGAAGGAGCGGATGTCCTCGGTCGACATCTCGACCGTGATGCCGAACGACCTGATCAACGCCAAGCCGGCGGTGGCCGCGGTGCGCGAGTTCTTCGGCTCGTCGCAGCTGTCGCAGTTCATGGACCAGACCAATCCGTTGTCGGAAGTCACCCACAAGCGCCGCGTGTCGGCGCTTGGGCCGGGCGGCCTCACGCGCGAGCGCGCCGGCTTCGAGGTTCGCGACGTCCATCCGACGCACTATGGCCGCATCTGCCCGATCGAAACGCCGGAAGGGCCGAACATCGGCCTGATCAACTCGCTGGCGACGTTCAGCCGGGTGAACAAATACGGCTTTATCGAGACGCCCTATCGCAAGATCGTGGGCGGCAAGGTCACCGACGAGGTGGTCTATCTGTCGGCGATGGAAGAGGCCAAGCACACGATCGCCCAGGCGAACGCGGAGCTGGACGGCGAGGGGAGCTTCGTCGAGGAACTGATCTCGGCGCGTGAGGCGGGCGAGTTCCTGATGGCGCCGCGCGAGCAGATCACGCTGATGGACGTGTCGCCCAAGCAGCTCGTGTCCGTTGCAGCGTCGCTTATCCCGTTCCTGGAAAACGATGACGCCAACCGCGCGCTGATGGGTTCCAACATGCAACGCCAGGCCGTGCCGCTGGTGCGCGCCGAAGCGCCCTTCGTCGGAACCGGCATGGAAGCGACCGTGGCGCGCGATTCAGGCGCCGCGATCACTGCCAAGCGGACGGGCATCGTCGATCAGGTGGACGCCACCCGCATCGTCGTTCGCGCCACGGAAGAGACCGAGGCGGGCAAGACCGGAGTCGACATCTACACGCTGATGAAGTTCCAGCGTTCGAACCAGAACACCTGCATCAATCAGCGCCCGCTGGTGAAGGTGGGCGATCTGGTGGCCCGGGGCGAGGTGATCGCCGACGGTCCTTCGACCGAGCTGGGCGAACTGGCGCTGGGGCGCAACGTGCTGGTCGCGTTCATGCCCTGGAACGGATACAATTATGAGGATTCCATCCTGATCTCAGAGCGGATCGTGAAGGACGACGTCTTCACCTCGATCCACATCGAGGAGTTCGAGGTGATGGCCCGCGACACCAAGCTCGGGCCGGAAGATATCACCCGCGACATCCCGAACGTGGGCGAGGAAGCGCTCAGGAACCTGGACGAGGCGGGCATCGTCTATATCGGCGCAGAGGTGGAGCCGGGCGATATCCTGTGCGGCAAGATCACGCCGAAGGGCGAAAGCCCGATGACGCCGGAAGAAAAGCTGCTCCGCGCGATCTTCGGTGAAAAGGCGTCGGACGTGCGCGACACCTCGCTGCGGCTGCCGCCGGGCGTGGCGGGCACCGTGGTCGAAGTCCGGGTGTTCAACCGCCACGGCATCGACAAGGACGAGCGCGCGCTTGCGATCGAACGTGAGGAGATCGACCGCCTGACGAAGGACCGCGAGGACGAGCGCGCCATTCTGAACCGCGCGACCTACACGCGGCTTCGCGAAGTGCTGCTGGGGCAGACCGCCGCGGCCGCGCCCAAGGGTGTGAAGAAGGGCGGCGTGATCGACGACGAGCTGCTCGACAGCGTCGAAAAGCGCGAATGGTGGAAGTTCGCGGTGGCCGACGACAAGGTCCAGTCCGACCTGGAAGCCATGCATGGCGCCTGGGAAGAGGCGCAGACCAACCTGCAGAAGCGGTTCGAGGACAAGGTCGAGAAGCTGCAGCGCGGCGACGAGCTGCCGCCGGGCGTGCTGAAGATGGTGAAGGTCTTCGTCGCGGTGAAGCGCAAGCTGCAGCCGGGCGACAAGATGGCCGGCCGTCACGGGAACAAGGGCGTTATCTCGCGCATTCTCCCGGTCGAGGACATGCCGTTCCTTGAGGACGGCACGCATGTCGACATCGTGCTGAACCCGCTTGGCGTGCCGAGCCGGATGAACGTGGGCCAGATCTTCGAAACGCATCTGGGCTGGGCCGCGCGCGGTCTGGGCAAGCAGATCGGCGCATTGCTGGAAGACATCAACAGCAAGGCGCAGGGGCTGGACAGCGGCGACGCGACGCGGGTCCGCGACCAGCTCAAGTCGATCTACGGCAAGGCCTATCATGCGGAGATCGACGCGCAGAGCAACGAGGACCTGCTGGAACTCGCCGCCAATGTGAAGGGCGGCGTGCCGATGGCGACCCCGGTGTTCGACGGTGCGCGCGAGGCGGACGTGTCGGAGATGCTGGAACTGGCCGGGCTCGACAGCTCGGGTCAGGTCGAGCTGTACGATGGCCGCACGGGCGAGCAGTTCGACCGCAAGGTGACTGTCGGCTACATCTATATGCTGAAGCTGCACCATCTGGTGGACGACAAGATCCACGCCCGGTCGATCGGACCGTACAGCCTCGTCACCCAGCAGCCGCTGGGCGGCAAGGCACAGTTCGGCGGCCAGCGCTTCGGCGAAATGGAGGTCTGGGCGCTTCAGGCCTATGGCGCTGCATATACCTTGCAGGAAATGCTGACGGTGAAATCCGACGACGTGGTCGGCCGCACCAAGGTCTATGAAGCGATCGTCAAGGGCGACGATACCTTCGAGGCCGGCATTCCGGAGAGCTTCAACGTGCTCGTCAAGGAAATGCGTTCGCTTGGCCTCAATGTCGAGCTGACCAACGCCGAAGTCGTCGACGACGCCGCTTAA